Proteins encoded together in one Scheffersomyces stipitis CBS 6054 chromosome 5, complete sequence window:
- the CAN2 gene encoding arginine permease (go_component membrane~go_process transport) — protein sequence MSDFEKNSSSIGDYRDVQLNNQSSYNSNKKEKQIDLLDDRTFEQENDSNSEFGEVKRSLKARQISMIAIGGTIGTGLFISTGGTLADAGPVSALISFLFMTTLAFSVTQSLGEMATLIPVSGSFTQFVTRWCSPALGAANGWNYWFSWAITFSLELSVVGQVIQRWTDAVPLAAWIAIFFVILTVFNLFPVKYYGEVEFWIASLKVIFVFIWLIYAFIMVCGAGKTGPIGFRYWRNPGPWGPGILVSSNINTARFLGWLSSLINAAFTFQGTELVGISAGESSNPRKTVPSAIRKVLFRILVFYVLCMLFIGLLVPYDDPKLAGNDGTYTASSPFIIAIQNCGTKGLPDVYNAVILVTIISAANSNVYCGSRILYGLAQSGVAPKFFKFTSKQGVPIVAVLFTAAFGSLGFLATSSQGNNAFNWLLNITATSGLIAWGWISFTHIRFMNILKSRNISRDSLPFKARWCPVNAYYACITIFILVFVQGFSVFWDFNATDFFTAYVSVILFVACYIVFHFIFNGKKSMSVRSLLIPLDECDIDSGVREIDEMEWEEEEPKNLWDKFWNLIA from the coding sequence ATGTCAGACTTCGAGAAGAACTCCTCTTCGATCGGCGACTACAGAGACGTTCAATTGAACAACCAGTCTTCGTACAACTCTAACAAAAAAGAGAAGCAGATCGACTTGTTGGACGACCGTACTTTcgaacaagaaaatgacTCCAACTCCGAATTCGGTGAAGTCAAGAGATCCTTGAAGGCCAGACAGATTTCCATGATTGCCATCGGTGGTACCATTGGAACTGGtcttttcatttctactgGTGGTACCCTTGCCGACGCCGGTCCTGTCTCTGCTcttatttcatttttgttCATGACTACTTTGGCTTTCTCCGTCACTCAATCCTTGGGAGAAATGGCTACTTTGATTCctgtttctggttctttcACCCAATTCGTCACCAGATGGTGTTCCCCAGCTTTGGGTGCTGCCAACGGTTGGAACTATTGGTTCTCGTGGGCCATCACTTTCTCATTGGAATTGTCTGTTGTCGGCCAAGTCATCCAGAGATGGACCGACGCTGTTCCTCTTGCTGCTTGGATCGctatcttcttcgtcatcttgACTGTCTTCAACCTCTTCCCTGTTAAGTACTACGGTGAAGTTGAATTCTGGATTGCTTCCTTAAAGGTTattttcgtcttcatctggTTGATCTATGCCTTCATCATGGTGTGTGGTGCTGGTAAGACAGGTCCAATTGGTTTCAGATACTGGAGAAACCCAGGTCCTTGGGGTCCAGGTATCTTGGTCAGCAGCAACATCAATACCGCCAGATTCTTGGGTTGgttgtcttctttgatcAACGCTGCTTTCACCTTCCAGGGTACTGAATTGGTTGGTATCTCCGCTGGTGAATCTAGCAACCCAAGAAAAACAGTTCCTTCTGCTATCAGAAAGGTCTTGTTCAGAATCTTGGTTTTCTACGTCTTGTGTATGTTGTTCATTGGTTTGTTGGTTCCTTACGATGATCCAAAGTTGGCCGGCAACGACGGAACTTACACTGCTTCCTCTCCTTTCATTATTGCCATTCAAAACTGTGGAACCAAGGGTTTACCAGATGTTTACAACGCTGTCATCTTGGTCACAATCATCTCAGCTGCCAACTCCAACGTGTACTGTGGCTCTCGTATCTTGTACGGTCTTGCCCAATCCGGTGTTGCTCCAAAATTCTTTAAGTTCACAAGCAAGCAAGGTGTTCCAATTGTTGCCGTTCTTTTCACTGCTGCCTTTGGTTCTTTAGGTTTCTTGGCCACTTCCAGCCAGGGTAACAATGCATTCAActggttgttgaacatcACTGCCACTTCTGGTTTGATTGCCTGGGGTTGGATTTCCTTCACTCACATCAGATTCAtgaacatcttgaagtcaagaaaCATCTCAAGAGACTCGTTGCCATTCAAGGCTAGATGGTGTCCAGTCAATGCTTACTATGCTTGTATCactatcttcatcttggtATTCGTTCAAGGTTTCTCTGTCTTCTGGGACTTCAACGCTACAGACTTCTTCACCGCCTACGTTTCGGTTATTCTTTTTGTCGCCTGCTACATCGTGTTccacttcatcttcaacgGTAAGAAGTCGATGAGCGTCAGGTCTCTCTTAATTCCATTAGACGAATGTGACATCGACTCTGGTGTCAGAGAAATTGACGAAATGGAAtgggaagaagaagaaccaaagaaCTTGTGGGACAAGTTCTGGAATTTGATTGCCTAA
- the SUN4 gene encoding putative beta-glucosidase Septation protein SUN4 precursor (Soluble cell wall protein 3) SIM1 (putative) (involved in control of DNA replication) — MKFSKAAIIAFAALTAAAPAAQADPDCTTKVFHGHHKHKRAVVYDYAYVTVTVNANGDPVETSAAQQKAVETELETSSSPAPVPSSSSSSSSSSSSVQVQTSTSSAAAETQSFSSSGGIAGDLGAFQNPSTEFPDGVYSCSTFPAGQGVISLDHLGFGGWSGIYNSDTSTGGNCREGSYCSYACQSGMSKTQWPDSQPANGVSVGGLLCKNGKLYKTNSRSNYLCEWGVDKASVENQLSQTVAICRTDYPGTENMVIPTVVNGGSSSLITVVDQSSYYTWKGGSTSAQYYVNNAGVSWTDGCVWGTPGSGIGNWAPLNFGAGYANGIAYLSLIPNPNNYDSLNFKVKIVADGSSSVSGQCTYSNGKYNGGGSDGCTVGVTSGTAKFVLYN, encoded by the coding sequence ATGAAGTTCTCCAAAGCTGCTATTATTGCTTTCGCAGCTCTcactgctgctgctccGGCTGCTCAAGCAGACCCAGACTGTACTACCAAGGTGTTCCACGGCCACCACAAGCATAAACGTGCTGTCGTTTACGACTATGCCTACGTCACCGTCACCGTCAACGCTAACGGTGACCCAGTCGAAACCAGTGCAGCTCAGCAAAAGGCCGTCGAAACAGAACTCGAAACGTCTCTGTCTCCAGCCCCTGTTCCAAGCTCctcctcttcgtcttcatcgtcgtcttcttctgttcaaGTTCAGACTTCCACCTCTTCCGCCGCTGCTGAAACCCAATCCTTCTCGTCCTCTGGAGGTATCGCCGGTGACTTGGGTGCTTTCCAAAACCCATCCACCGAATTCCCAGATGGTGTTTACTCCTGTTCCACTTTCCCAGCCGGTCAGGGTGTCATTTCCTTGGACCACTTAGGATTTGGTGGATGGTCTGGTATCTACAACTCGGACACTTCCACCGGTGGAAACTGTAGAGAAGGTTCGTACTGTTCCTACGCCTGTCAATCGGGTATGTCCAAGACCCAATGGCCAGACAGCCAGCCAGCCAACGGTGTTTCCGTTGGTGGTTTACTCTGTAAGAACGGAAAATTGTACAAGACCAACTCCAGATCCAATTACTTGTGTGAATGGGGTGTTGACAAGGCTTCAGTCGAAAACCAATTGTCTCAAACTGTAGCTATCTGTAGAACTGACTACCCAGGTACCGAAAACATGGTTATTCCTACTGTTGTCAATGGAGGATCCTCGTCGTTGATCACCGTCGTTGACCAACTGAGCTACTACACCTGGAAAGGTGGTTCCACTTCTGCTCAATACTATGTCAACAATGCAGGTGTATCCTGGACCGACGGTTGTGTCTGGGGTACTCCAGGGTCTGGTATTGGTAACTGGGCTCCTTTGAACTTTGGTGCCGGTTACGCCAACGGTATTGCTTATTTGTCTTTGATTCCAAACCCTAACAACTACGACTCATTAAACTTCAAGGTTAAGATTGTCGCCGAcggttcttcttctgtcaGTGGTCAATGTACTTACAGTAATGGTAAGTATAACGGTGGTGGTTCTGATGGTTGTACCGTTGGTGTTACTTCCGGTACCGCCAAGTTTGTCTTGTACAACTGA
- a CDS encoding predicted protein, whose amino-acid sequence PVPMYAPHSEPHYTSYQPQQLPLGSVPNAGVQLPLNIDVNQYPDMTTLVNSNSNIVVPLVESQFVDHKVCCVCGKRITRDMSRHMRTHQSESRFTCKFPKNQCRHKSGKFNRPYDFKKHLLNRHFKFDNIAIKRLHNLSDKLDHWGTCPCGLRYMGKDWLDDHILTDDASKKCPCVE is encoded by the coding sequence CCCGTACCAATGTACGCTCCTCACTCTGAACCTCACTACACAAGCTATCAACCACAACAATTACCACTAGGAAGTGTTCCTAATGCTGGGGTACAGTTGCCTCTCAATATTGACGTCAACCAATATCCAGACATGACAACGTTGGTGAACTCTAATTCTAATATAGTTGTTCCTTTGGTTGAAAGTCAGTTTGTTGACCACAAGGTATGTTGCGTATGTGGAAAGAGAATTACCAGAGATATGTCCAGACATATGAGAACACATCAAAGTGAATCCAGATTTACTTGTAAGTTTCCAAAGAATCAATGCCGTCATAAACTGGGAAAGTTTAACAGACCATAcgatttcaagaaacatcTTCTCAACAGACATTTCAAGTTTGACAACATAGCCATCAAGAGATTACATAACTTAAGCGACAAGCTCGATCACTGGGGTACCTGTCCTTGTGGATTAAGGTATATGGGTAAGGATTGGCTAGACGATCATATTCTTACCGATGATGCTTCCAAGAAGTGCCCATGTGTCGAGTAA
- a CDS encoding predicted protein, giving the protein MSAFVLGSTGLVGLQILKVLDSSTAFKKVSTVSRRLPSVTSGKINSIEKKESEEWPAIIEKEAKDYSAFFSAFGTTRAAAGSADNFKKIDYGINYEAAKAAKAAGVETFVLVSTIGANAQSSFLYLQVKGQLEEDIIALKFPRTIILRPGILLGERETSKGLLNNLSVGVLKYLHGTPLTFLGNPIFGAEVAQIAVNAAQESFEKGDEPVVKFYEARELTELYKKL; this is encoded by the coding sequence ATGAGCGCTTTTGTACTCGGTTCTACGGGTCTTGTAGGCCTTCAAATTCTCAAGGTTCTTGACAGTTCAACTGCCTTCAAAAAGGTCTCTACTGTTAgtcgtcgtcttccaaGTGTCACTAGTGGCAAAATCAACTCAATCGAAAAGAAGGAGAGTGAAGAATGGCCAGCCATcattgaaaaggaagccAAGGACTACTCAGCCTTTTTCTCGGCCTTTGGAACTACTCGTGCTGCTGCTGGATCTGCTGATAACTTCAAAAAAATCGATTATGGAATCAACTACGAGGCTGCAAAGGCGGCTAAGGCTGCGGGGGTTGAAACTTTCGTATTGGTTTCCACCATAGGCGCCAATGCCCAGTCTTCGTTTTTGTACCTCCAGGTAAAGGGCCAATTGGAAGAGGACATCATAGCTTTGAAGTTTCCCAGAACCATCATCTTGAGACCAGGGATCCTTTTGGGCGAAAGGGAAACTTCTAAAGGTTTGCTTAACAACTTATCTGTTGGTGTATTGAAGTATCTTCATGGTACCCCTCTAACTTTCCTTGGTAACCCAATCTTTGGCGCAGAAGTCGCCCAGATTGCTGTGAATGCTGCTCAGGAGAGCTTTGAGAAGGGCGACGAACCGGTGGTTAAGTTTTATGAAGCTAGAGAGCTTACtgagttgtacaagaaaTTGTGA
- a CDS encoding predicted protein (go_component nucleus~go_function nucleic acid binding; zinc ion binding) — translation MGRAGASMTSHGGTNDRSSTSHGDAAHTPMPGYIQPSLFGDGDITDINIMTSASNPDINRGLLHSANNNHTNTSNTNSALNSNISPNSNSLQGDSHTLANLSNLSNFSNLNNLSNLNTPDNSTTPNNLNFNNNSSGNQYSQMDDFGFDLKNDQYDYFSQVSLSAPSSRIDHVYGLDFGDFEKSQQKPQGNRQQPQGQQTLHQPLPLPLPQYGQNLQSQLQSSNQVQNQLNSPEQRVEQEFQNYHPRFRLNQQHSLSQEVVEYPNAEGYQPKRKHSNENDSSVSDTGAGPGSGSMTQLPYPPKPPTIRQNSLPLSQKAMNHNHKKNHGANGLSFFGYSSNPQIYGNENPPNSGNSQNAQIPQNLQNQQKQNLPNQYNSSSYNDIDLNTSQKSDATVTLGSPSEAKKRTTPKPRGRPRKNRNPGFFLPLDNLNTKNQLAKVASNSISSSHSDTAAYNWNRSERVNNSGTRNFSANIPLFKDDGQHTPNPELRLFEADLGLQDDSLQRFAPSHSNITPSMNPPLNVNGYFELENRNINSNSSNSNSQFDTSSLLTHFISPHINYNEHTFNNFNKEFEDYLSESGADSNLVQQRPVSGQYQLINKEQISMSRGVPLETDPDDVGFGADLGGFNFDVNPRNELLDPESLPKPTVYDNNELVATSASSMLNPTPIYDDNDALSVNQHGATSLSQSSANGSDFESSESDRESKPSGHLDVPRPVIVRSISNHSGNSNSNSNSSPPQEFRHDDNDILLQKPKKKRLPKGAVCSICDKYISRDLTRHMRIHNEVGRFQCVYPKYMCNHKTQYFNRPYDYKKHLLHMHFRFDDPKGKTANTLTDKLPLEGICIACGARFVANDWLETHVLTNSATKCPSLENRE, via the coding sequence ATGGGCCGAGCTGGAGCAAGCATGACCAGCCACGGTGGAACGAACGACAGGTCCTCGACCTCCCACGGCGATGCGGCTCACACTCCCATGCCTGGCTACATCCAGCCTTCGTTGTTCGGTGATGGTGACATCACCGACATTAACATCATGACCAGTGCCAGCAATCCGGATATCAACAGGGGACTTCTCCACAGTGCAAACAACAACCACACCAACACCAGTAACACCAATAGCGCCCTCAACAGCAATATTAGCCCCAATAGCAATTCTCTCCAGGGAGATTCGCACACCCTCGCTAATCTCAGTAACCTCAGCAATTTCAGCAATCTCAATAATCTCAGCAACCTCAATACTCCGGATAATTCCACCACTCCCAACAAcctcaacttcaacaataactCTTCTGGAAACCAATACAGCCAGATGGACGATTTTGGCTTTGATCTCAAAAACGACCAGTACGATTACTTCTCGCAGGTCTCGCTACTGGCACCGTCATCCCGTATAGACCATGTCTATGGGTTGGATTTCGGAGACTTCGAGAAATCTCAGCAAAAGCCGCAAGGCAATCGACAACAACCACAAGGCCAACAAACTCTACACCAGCCACTACCACTACCACTACCGCAATATGGACAGAATTTACAAAGTCAATTACAGAGTCTGAATCAAGTACAAAATCAATTAAACAGCCCTGAACAAAGAGTagaacaagaatttcaGAACTATCATCCCCGTTTCAGATTGAACCAACAACACTCTCTTTCTCAAGAAGTAGTGGAGTATCCAAACGCAGAAGGGTATCAGCCGAAACGTAAACACAGTAATGAAAACGATTCATCTGTTTCTGACACAGGGGCGGGACCTGGTTCTGGCTCCATGACACAGTTGCCATATCCACCAAAACCACCTACCATACGGCAGAACTCGCTTCCATTATCCCAGAAGGCTATGAACCACAAccacaagaagaaccacGGAGCTAATGGGCTCAGCTTCTTTGGTTATAGTAGCAATCCACAAATCTATGGAAATGAGAATCCACCGAATTCCGGAAATTCGCAGAATGCTCAAATTCCCCAAAATCtccaaaaccaacaaaagCAAAATCTCCCAAACCaatacaattcttcttcttacaACGATATAGACTTGAATACAAGTCAGAAATCCGATGCCACTGTTACACTTGGCTCACCTTCTGAGGCTAAAAAGAGAACAACGCCCAAACCAAGAGGCAGACCCAGGAAGAATAGAAATCCCGGGTTTTTCTTGCCATTAGATAACCTCAACACAAAAAATCAGCTTGCAAAGGTAGCCTCTAATTCAATTTCGTCTTCTCATTCTGACACAGCAGCATATAACTGGAACCGGTCTGAACGAGTTAACAATAGTGGCACAAGAAACTTCAGTGCTAATATCCCCTTGTTCAAAGATGATGGCCAACACACTCCCAATCCTGAGTTGCGGCTTTTCGAAGCTGATTTAGGACTTCAGGACGACAGCTTGCAACGATTCGCACCTTCCCATTCCAATATCACTCCATCCATGAATCCTCCTCTCAATGTAAATGGCTACTTTGAGTTGGAGAACAGAAATATTAATAGtaacagcagcaacagcaacagccaGTTTGATACCAGCAGTCTTCTCACTCATTTCATTTCTCCCCACATTAATTACAACGAACacaccttcaacaacttcaacaaggagTTTGAGGACTATTTGTCAGAATCAGGTGCGGACTCAAATCTTGTGCAACAGCGTCCGGTTTCGGGTCAATATCAGCTTATAAATAAGGAGCAGATCAGTATGAGCCGAGGAGTTCCTTTGGAAACTGATCCTGATGATGTGGGTTTTGGTGCCGACTTGGGCGGGTTCAACTTTGATGTTAACCCTCGAAACGAGTTGCTTGATCCGGAAAGTCTTCCAAAGCCAACTGTTTACGACAACAATGAGCTCGTGGCTACCCTGGCAAGCTCGATGTTGAATCCTACTCCGATCTACGACGACAATGATGCTCTTTCTGTAAACCAGCATGGAGCTACAAGTCTCAGCCAGAGTCTGGCCAATGGGTCAGATTTTGAACTGTCGGAATCAGACAGGGAGTCTAAACCATCGGGTCATCTAGACGTTCCACGACCAGTAATTGTTCGTTCCATATCCAATCATAGTGGCAATagcaattccaattccaactcgCTGCCTCCGCAGGAGTTCAGACACGACGACAACGATATATTGCTTCAGaagcccaagaagaagcgGTTGCCCAAAGGTGCCGTTTGCTCCATATGCGACAAGTACATAAGTCGAGACTTGACTAGACACATGCGGATCCACAATGAAGTGGGCCGGTTCCAATGCGTATATCCGAAGTATATGTGCAACCACAAGACTCAGTACTTCAACCGGCCCTATGACTACAAGAAACATCTTCTCCATATGCATTTCCGCTTCGACGACCCCAAAGGAAAAACAGCCAACACCTTGACAGATAAGCTACCATTAGAAGGTATCTGTATTGCGTGCGGTGCTCGTTTTGTAGCGAATGACTGGTTGGAAACTCATGTGTTGACGAATTCTGCCACCAAGTGCCCTTCGCTCGAGAATCGGGAGTGA
- a CDS encoding copper transport protein (go_component integral to membrane~go_function copper ion transporter activity~go_process copper ion transport) encodes MGSSATGSMAMNVASSTMAMAMTSATDSASDSMDMGGHAMHMYFTTQYKNYPVLFSSLSAANGGQAFGIFLLLFVVAFLSRGLEFVRNYLEQVVWKNPIYVESHPGQKQQSHKEADVAVKSNIEHHSCWANSEQSSIKADSTNTTTEPLEGQHSASRTNQLPLASRFFRDVIRLTLCILPDLFNYTLMLAAMSFSLVYFFAVVLGSGIGRFVFERSSERLNVIPPSPFNTHC; translated from the coding sequence ATGGGCAGCTCGGCTACCGGCTCAATGGCTATGAACGTAGCCTCCTCTACTATGGCTATGGCTATGACTTCTGCCACAGACTCTGCCTCTGACCTGATGGATATGGGAGGACATGCAATGCATATGTACTTCACAACTCAGTACAAAAACTACCCGGTGTTGTTTCTGCTGTTGAGTGCAGCCAATGGGGGCCAGGCTTTTGGTATCTTTTTGTTGCTTTTCGTTGTAGCTTTTCTTTCCAGAGGCTTGGAGTTCGTCAGAAACTACTTGGAACAAGTGGTATGGAAGAATCCCATCTACGTAGAAAGCCATCCTGGACAAAAACAACAGAGCCACAAAGAAGCTGACGTTGCCGTAAAGCTGAATATAGAACATCATTCTTGTTGGGCTAATTCTGAACAATCCTCAATCAAAGCCGATTCAACTAATACTACCACTGAACCTTTAGAAGGACAGCACAGCGCCAGCAGAACCAACCAGTTACCTTTGGCTTCTCGCTTCTTCAGAGATGTCATCAGATTGACCTTGTGCATCTTGCCTGACTTGTTTAATTACACCCTCATGTTAGCAGCCATGTCTTTCTCGTTAGTGTACTTCTTTGCCGTAGTGTTGGGCTCTGGTATTGGCAGATTTGTGTTTGAGAGAAGCCTGGAAAGGTTGAACGTAATACCTCCTTCACCTTTCAATACGCATTGCTAG